One part of the Mariniblastus fucicola genome encodes these proteins:
- a CDS encoding carbohydrate-binding protein, which yields MKNRVNLKLPFVSVCARFATVIVLLFGSAAFGDDVTWTGSADSAWENGLNWSNSTGPAAADWCVLALGTVSYSAASGDSPSLVGIGQSGGELNISGGQLNLAQNASAISNFNGTVSHTGGLAIINTVRIGNESTGSYTIDGGDLSIGRGRGGYSLYLGGGDSSSTGSFTIDSGSFTTRAPVSVGNSSAAGPGVFTVLGSESSIGIGGSNDDIDGGWHQHSGSSLVLRFDVGGCSPIFIHDNSNTDVGTYATFENGSILDVAHLAGGGGGTWTVLEVENGDIVSGDEFGDGLEFAPGVDTSVWSFTIDNSGPNGRLIVTAAGDPVGYDLLVGQAKQQKMRYGMDYERLWYWTNSLNSAERDLVAKWSAIDTRIDYIRVAMNSGYELEEGNLDLSAYTNKIIPLMQEMKEANPDIKFFASPRPLNEAISGAAWQPYPRWVTGDPGNGNFDFNWLKCAEYLERYLLLMNSYGFKISFMDLTNEWQSNDGGNRITQADARDITEYLKDSAALSSANVEVPLFIGPSAWNYQQGASWIRNLDTQRRRDAIDIAACHNTNRTGTAQDFADDVHDTLGADTEIWNTEVHGWKSTSSENETTSFYYMLEKIRAGFSGLNGWLAIGTTNQGHAYILNPSGTPARNVKYFIFKKLSETSNYGHALNIVEEPSQLSHTAALIKGNLMTVWVINQGISAVPLNIFPVGRTISESRVKRTRWTDSSDVEGFVTHEPATSQTTFWSSVPGESVCCFEILLDPEEYSYSIVQAEGEDDRNGMEEEQSGDDDGTLNLGFINHDHWARYNNITMPEDSAMRFRVARPAGRDDGWIEVYLGAETDSTAAILSGKPVGKVAIPKTGNWQIYETIEACLEHAGGNYDVVIRFVEVGSTNGNALANFNWFSVVSPAPVVAAVELNVAEAQRSAIESISVRFEGDVNFAAGAASVVQRSTATEETFESVASSLTKQFVDGETIVTIEFASHVRNSDNALVDGNYQLTLSADLVTQDGFAMTEDFVFGNLQLHGFYAFFGDSNGDRTVNIFDLLSFRQTYGTFFGDPSYNYSMDFNASDSINIFDLLPFRQRYGSTIPFTFGNESRLTGGENKLLSPAKTRSTGSLPIRK from the coding sequence ATGAAGAATCGAGTTAACTTGAAGTTGCCATTTGTCTCTGTCTGCGCGCGCTTTGCGACAGTCATTGTTTTGCTTTTCGGTTCTGCTGCGTTTGGTGATGACGTTACGTGGACCGGATCCGCTGACAGTGCATGGGAGAATGGACTGAATTGGAGTAATAGCACGGGGCCTGCGGCAGCAGATTGGTGCGTTCTTGCTTTGGGCACTGTGAGTTACTCTGCCGCAAGCGGTGATAGCCCGAGCCTGGTGGGGATTGGACAATCGGGAGGTGAGCTGAACATCTCCGGTGGGCAGCTCAATCTGGCTCAAAACGCGTCTGCGATCAGTAACTTCAATGGAACAGTCAGTCACACCGGCGGTCTCGCGATCATCAATACGGTCAGGATCGGAAACGAATCCACAGGCTCCTATACGATTGACGGCGGCGATTTGAGCATCGGTCGTGGGAGAGGTGGATATTCTCTTTACCTTGGCGGTGGAGATAGTTCGAGCACTGGCAGCTTTACGATCGACAGTGGATCGTTCACTACCCGAGCCCCGGTAAGCGTCGGCAACAGCTCCGCAGCCGGACCTGGAGTCTTTACCGTTTTGGGTTCAGAGTCGTCGATTGGAATTGGTGGTTCCAATGATGACATCGACGGTGGCTGGCATCAGCATTCGGGATCGTCATTGGTGCTACGTTTTGACGTCGGTGGCTGCAGCCCAATTTTCATTCATGACAATTCGAACACAGACGTCGGTACCTATGCGACTTTCGAAAACGGATCGATACTGGACGTCGCTCACCTCGCAGGTGGAGGCGGCGGAACATGGACGGTACTGGAAGTCGAAAATGGCGACATCGTCAGCGGAGATGAATTCGGCGACGGACTCGAATTCGCTCCTGGCGTCGACACCAGCGTCTGGTCATTTACGATCGACAACTCAGGGCCCAATGGGAGGCTGATCGTAACTGCAGCGGGCGATCCAGTGGGCTATGATCTTCTGGTTGGCCAAGCGAAACAACAGAAAATGCGTTACGGCATGGACTACGAACGGCTGTGGTATTGGACCAATTCGCTCAATTCAGCCGAGCGTGATCTCGTTGCCAAATGGTCGGCGATTGATACGCGAATCGATTACATCCGCGTCGCGATGAATAGCGGCTACGAACTTGAGGAAGGCAATCTGGACCTGAGCGCCTACACGAACAAGATCATCCCCTTGATGCAGGAGATGAAAGAAGCAAATCCGGACATCAAGTTCTTCGCTTCGCCGCGTCCGCTTAATGAGGCCATCAGCGGCGCGGCCTGGCAACCATATCCGCGTTGGGTGACTGGAGATCCCGGAAACGGAAACTTCGATTTCAATTGGCTGAAATGTGCCGAGTACCTGGAGCGATATCTGCTTTTGATGAACTCATACGGCTTCAAAATCAGTTTCATGGACCTTACCAACGAATGGCAGTCGAACGATGGCGGCAATCGCATCACGCAAGCCGACGCTCGTGATATTACCGAGTACCTCAAGGATAGCGCTGCGCTTTCCAGTGCAAATGTAGAAGTCCCGTTGTTCATTGGACCGTCGGCCTGGAATTATCAACAGGGAGCCAGTTGGATCAGGAATCTTGATACACAGCGTCGCCGCGATGCGATCGATATTGCTGCCTGTCACAACACCAATAGAACCGGTACAGCACAGGATTTTGCTGACGATGTACACGACACTCTCGGTGCCGACACTGAAATCTGGAACACGGAGGTCCATGGCTGGAAAAGCACATCCAGTGAAAACGAGACGACGTCGTTCTATTATATGCTTGAGAAAATTCGCGCTGGATTCTCTGGACTCAACGGTTGGTTGGCGATTGGCACAACGAACCAGGGACACGCTTACATCCTCAATCCGAGTGGAACGCCGGCAAGAAACGTAAAGTATTTCATTTTCAAAAAATTGAGTGAGACATCCAACTACGGACACGCTCTCAATATCGTCGAAGAACCAAGCCAGCTTTCTCATACTGCCGCGTTGATCAAGGGTAATTTGATGACCGTGTGGGTGATCAATCAAGGGATATCTGCTGTCCCGTTGAATATTTTTCCAGTCGGACGCACGATTTCAGAATCAAGAGTAAAGCGAACGAGGTGGACTGACTCAAGTGATGTTGAAGGTTTCGTCACTCACGAGCCCGCTACATCTCAAACGACTTTCTGGTCATCCGTTCCTGGCGAATCTGTCTGCTGCTTTGAGATCCTGCTCGATCCGGAAGAGTACTCGTACAGCATCGTTCAGGCGGAAGGTGAAGACGATCGCAATGGCATGGAAGAGGAGCAATCTGGCGATGACGACGGAACATTAAACCTCGGATTTATCAATCACGACCATTGGGCTCGATATAACAACATCACCATGCCTGAGGATTCTGCGATGCGTTTTCGCGTCGCTCGTCCGGCTGGAAGAGACGACGGTTGGATCGAAGTTTATCTGGGTGCGGAAACTGATTCGACAGCCGCGATCCTTTCGGGGAAACCGGTCGGAAAAGTCGCGATCCCTAAAACTGGAAACTGGCAAATCTACGAAACAATCGAAGCATGCCTCGAGCACGCTGGCGGTAACTATGACGTGGTGATTCGCTTCGTTGAAGTCGGCAGCACCAATGGCAACGCGCTCGCCAACTTCAACTGGTTTTCAGTTGTCTCGCCAGCACCGGTTGTTGCAGCCGTCGAGTTGAACGTTGCAGAAGCGCAACGGTCTGCGATCGAGTCAATTTCAGTTCGCTTTGAAGGCGATGTGAATTTTGCTGCCGGAGCGGCCTCTGTCGTGCAACGAAGCACTGCCACGGAGGAGACATTTGAATCTGTAGCATCGAGCTTGACGAAACAGTTTGTCGACGGCGAAACGATTGTCACGATTGAGTTTGCTTCTCATGTTCGTAACTCGGACAATGCCCTGGTTGACGGTAATTATCAGCTCACATTGTCAGCAGACCTTGTGACTCAGGACGGATTCGCAATGACCGAGGATTTTGTGTTCGGCAATCTGCAGCTCCATGGGTTCTACGCTTTCTTTGGTGATTCCAACGGGGACCGGACTGTCAATATTTTTGACTTGTTGTCTTTTCGTCAAACCTATGGAACATTTTTCGGAGACCCGAGTTACAACTACTCTATGGACTTCAACGCCAGCGATTCGATCAACATCTTTGACTTGCTGCCGTTTCGACAACGATATGGTTCGACGATACCGTTTACGTTCGGCAATGAGTCGCGTTTGACCGGCGGAGAAAATAAACTACTGAGTCCTGCTAAAACTCGCTCAACTGGCAGCCTACCCATTCGCAAGTAG
- a CDS encoding sulfatase family protein → MQSIRIALYCLVAFLLPRLDGFGTAASGNETRTPNVILLMSDDQGWGDVGFNGNKNILTPNLDAMAAAGVKFNRFYAASPLCSPTRGSSLTGRYPFRFGVLAAHTGGMRVGEVTVAEMLKQKGYRTGFFGKWHIGWVKEEDAGSRGFFSPPGQHGFDHWFATTSAVPTWDPCVTPKGWKKWGATEGQPWKGGAPYVLNGTPVTENMAGDDSRVVMDRVIDFISDEKQNDRPFLATVWFHAPHEPVVAGEEYQKLYPDAGKKRKNYYGCITAMDEQIGRLQKKLQELQLTDNTIVFFCSDNGPADGLAKKGIASAGKFKGHKHQMYEGGTLVPACAVWPGVIPNGTVTDVRCATVDFFPTIANIVDFKFKEKPARPIDGIDLLPVVRGETSSRPTDLFFGYRRLVSGIDGQGLIRGDWKILQEATKGDKRRIRLYNLASDPYERKDLAQQNPEMLESMKQAMQEVNDSCARSRDGADYRY, encoded by the coding sequence ATGCAGTCAATTCGAATCGCTCTATACTGTCTCGTCGCATTTCTCTTACCTCGACTCGATGGATTCGGCACCGCTGCGTCTGGAAATGAAACCAGAACGCCCAACGTGATCCTGCTGATGAGCGATGACCAAGGCTGGGGTGACGTTGGGTTCAATGGCAACAAGAACATTTTGACGCCGAACCTCGACGCGATGGCTGCGGCAGGCGTCAAGTTCAATCGCTTCTATGCGGCATCGCCGTTGTGCTCTCCGACGCGAGGCTCATCCCTGACGGGAAGGTATCCGTTTCGATTCGGTGTCTTGGCAGCACACACAGGTGGCATGCGAGTCGGCGAAGTCACAGTCGCTGAGATGCTAAAACAGAAAGGCTACCGAACGGGCTTTTTCGGGAAGTGGCATATTGGTTGGGTGAAAGAAGAAGATGCGGGATCGCGAGGATTCTTTTCGCCACCAGGACAACATGGCTTTGATCACTGGTTTGCAACCACAAGCGCCGTTCCGACTTGGGATCCCTGTGTCACACCAAAGGGCTGGAAAAAGTGGGGTGCAACAGAAGGCCAGCCCTGGAAAGGCGGCGCTCCCTATGTGCTCAATGGAACTCCCGTCACTGAAAACATGGCGGGCGATGACAGTCGCGTTGTGATGGACCGGGTGATCGACTTTATCAGCGACGAAAAACAGAACGACAGACCCTTTCTGGCCACCGTCTGGTTTCATGCTCCGCACGAGCCCGTTGTCGCTGGTGAAGAGTATCAAAAGCTCTATCCCGATGCTGGCAAGAAACGAAAGAACTACTACGGTTGCATCACAGCGATGGATGAACAGATTGGTCGACTACAAAAGAAGCTTCAAGAGTTGCAACTCACTGACAACACGATCGTTTTCTTCTGCAGCGACAATGGCCCGGCTGATGGGTTGGCTAAAAAAGGCATCGCTTCGGCCGGCAAATTCAAAGGTCACAAGCATCAAATGTACGAAGGCGGAACGCTTGTGCCGGCCTGCGCCGTTTGGCCCGGCGTGATTCCGAATGGAACCGTTACCGATGTCCGCTGTGCGACCGTCGATTTTTTTCCAACGATCGCGAACATCGTTGACTTCAAGTTCAAAGAGAAACCAGCGCGGCCTATCGATGGGATCGACCTTTTGCCCGTCGTTCGCGGCGAGACTTCCAGTCGGCCGACTGACCTGTTCTTTGGTTACCGCCGTTTGGTGTCGGGCATTGATGGGCAAGGCTTGATCCGCGGCGACTGGAAGATTTTGCAGGAAGCAACAAAAGGCGACAAACGGCGGATACGATTGTATAACCTGGCCAGCGACCCCTATGAGCGAAAAGATCTTGCACAGCAGAATCCCGAGATGCTCGAATCGATGAAACAGGCGATGCAAGAAGTCAACGACAGCTGTGCGCGTAGTCGCGACGGCGCAGACTACCGTTACTAA
- a CDS encoding lamin tail domain-containing protein, with the protein MKRLHDLVSLARACSEPRRFNRRKKESQQQANYKALELRQLLATIVWTTGDISGNSDVSTNGTSVFAINGSDSTGPITTVNGVEFVASIRANAASESQAQSPGNESLTTTINNDNGGSFTNGGINGAMGSLINGAWWGASSGNLATATLSGLTVGDEYEVQIFSSDGRSNRHDGYVTRLNNGAGGTGVDLQLNNQPSGNRAGDFGTGTFTADSSTQTIELSGFVDGAVSEGRIQINAIQLRKLDSVILLPGAHPLINEFSASNNSVLDDDNGNSSDWIEIFNAGEDSLDLAGYSLTDNSTNTTKFVFPSQPLEGGQYLVVFAGDDEAPATGTDLYTGFALSAGGEYVGLYDPAGSLVTEFAVGGGDYPAQYTDVSYGFEADDTYSVPSFFATPTPGSRNVNPVDGVIEEVPTVSVERGFYDVAFDVNVTSQSPGATLVYTTDGTEPSLTNGIQVNPANANSLAQFGLTISETTSLRTAAAKEGFLTRSTTTHTYVFLDDVISSDVMDTDITQDPQYASLMRDSLLDIPTLSFNYENVIVNSDLPEQRASIEWLAPDGSEGFQIDAGIKGFGGYFTDFAKKNFRVNFRSQYGASKLDFPLFEGFDNGIAVATEDFDSLDFRSGSHDMVQRGFYMSNRFVDDTLMDAGHVVPHGRFVHIYTNGVYWGQYHMRERWDADFLSQYYGGDDDDYEAVNGNVNNGNSTPDGWSPGDVYDGEGTAWSNIKLLADTDGSGNPTGGYQELKEAVNLEQYIDYMLVYMAGSSENEYRAGGSSNGVVPYTFTLNDADGWLRGTGDRTDNAGPGNILGTLVDEADPEFMTLYADRIHHMFGEDGVLSPDRSVERLQNRLDEIELSFISESARWGYRTPDSWASAADSAIQNMLPNIADEMLDNFRARGLYPNFDAPEYLVDGVSQSGGEVIQNALLTFSATGLIYYTVDGSDPRLTGGGINPDALVYDPGSSDLTIFGSGSTWKYEDSGANLGTAWRSSSFNDGGWSSGASELGYGDGDEATVVSFGSDPDDKYITTYFRKTFNVATGDFDAAELLLKRDDGAVVYLNGTEIVRSNMPAGTIDFETVASGAIGGVSEDAWNVFSIDPALLQTGSNTLAIEIHQANATSSDVTFDAELIVTTQNSSSSPYVLGSSTNVRSRTISGGLWSALHDATFVIPAAQSEIRISEIHYNPADPTADEIAAGYDDNDNFEFIEVYNPNPVGSINLAGMQLSDGVTFSFSDVELLPGERAVVVEDADAFLHRYGNSVWVLGEWNGGLDNSGERVDLIDSTFAEIMSVNYGDNDPWHAPADGHGFSIVLDQPHSTSVAALGKYYSWRTSTEFGGTPGEASAQPLGVVVNEVLAHTDAPQSDSIELFNPTSTAIDVGGWYLSDDGDSLLKFQIPTGTVIAAGGYAVFNEDDFNPNPSNPGPNDFALSSAGDQVFLSRANGENLLDLQDAVEFDATFNGDSLGRLPNGNGRLFRLAETSFGSANGAHAVSGLLISEINYHPDSPTAAAIAIDPTLTDYDLEFIEIANPTNAVIDLTNWRIRGESDYDFEAGTSIAAGGTIVVLAFDPADSMNATRLAAFLEHYGLDSADKLVGGLSGSLSNSFGRIALQQPDTPNDKVIPRVVVDEVVYDDLAPWADADGSGSSLNRIGPNEYANDPNSWEGLSPTPGSSILVRPSVTSVVIGDGLSQRSTIDKLVISFQGEVDIATDAISIIQLSDANGIKTCSVVDSSFTTETIAGNTIVTISFQSETRNSQGALVDGNYELTVYGGKVTRTGTQVTLGENYVLGDVASDNFFSLYGDFNGSRNVNIFDLLSFRQTYGLSVGDPGFNADLDYDGNGTINVFDLLRFRQNYGKTLPFDPV; encoded by the coding sequence ATGAAACGTTTACACGATCTTGTATCGCTCGCCCGAGCTTGCTCTGAACCACGCAGGTTCAATCGTCGCAAAAAAGAAAGCCAGCAACAGGCGAACTATAAAGCGTTGGAGTTGCGACAGTTGTTGGCAACGATTGTATGGACGACCGGTGACATCTCCGGAAATAGCGATGTCTCCACGAACGGAACTTCTGTTTTCGCCATCAATGGATCAGATTCAACTGGGCCGATCACGACCGTTAACGGAGTCGAATTTGTAGCTTCCATTCGAGCCAACGCTGCTTCAGAGTCACAAGCACAATCTCCTGGCAATGAGTCGCTTACGACAACGATCAATAACGACAACGGCGGTTCATTTACAAACGGTGGCATCAACGGCGCGATGGGCTCTCTCATCAATGGCGCATGGTGGGGAGCTTCTTCGGGCAACTTGGCCACGGCCACTCTATCAGGGCTCACGGTCGGAGATGAATACGAAGTCCAGATTTTCTCCAGTGATGGTCGTTCAAACAGGCACGATGGCTATGTCACGAGACTGAATAATGGCGCCGGCGGCACTGGAGTCGACCTTCAGTTGAACAATCAACCATCCGGAAACCGCGCAGGTGACTTTGGGACTGGAACCTTTACGGCGGACAGCTCCACGCAAACTATCGAGCTATCCGGCTTCGTCGATGGTGCCGTCAGCGAAGGGCGGATACAGATCAACGCGATCCAACTGCGAAAGCTTGATTCTGTCATTCTTCTGCCTGGAGCGCATCCGTTGATCAATGAGTTTTCGGCATCCAACAACAGCGTTCTTGACGACGACAACGGAAACTCGAGCGACTGGATAGAGATATTCAACGCTGGCGAAGACTCGTTGGATTTGGCTGGATACTCATTAACAGATAACTCGACCAACACAACAAAATTTGTTTTCCCAAGTCAGCCACTTGAAGGAGGACAGTATCTCGTTGTGTTTGCTGGCGATGACGAAGCTCCCGCGACGGGAACAGATTTGTACACGGGCTTTGCGTTAAGTGCTGGCGGAGAATATGTCGGGCTGTACGATCCTGCTGGCAGCCTGGTTACCGAGTTCGCGGTCGGCGGAGGCGACTACCCGGCGCAGTACACGGACGTAAGCTACGGGTTTGAGGCTGATGATACGTACAGCGTGCCAAGCTTCTTTGCAACGCCAACGCCAGGCTCGCGCAACGTCAACCCAGTCGATGGCGTCATCGAGGAGGTGCCGACGGTAAGCGTTGAACGAGGGTTCTATGATGTGGCCTTCGATGTCAACGTTACTTCGCAATCCCCAGGTGCGACGCTCGTTTACACCACTGATGGAACCGAGCCGAGCTTAACCAATGGCATTCAGGTGAATCCCGCGAATGCCAATTCGTTAGCTCAATTTGGCCTGACGATTTCAGAGACGACATCGCTTCGCACGGCCGCCGCCAAGGAAGGTTTCCTGACTCGCAGCACCACAACGCACACCTACGTTTTCCTCGACGATGTGATTTCGTCAGACGTCATGGACACGGACATCACGCAGGACCCACAGTACGCCAGCTTGATGCGGGATTCACTGCTGGACATTCCAACGCTTTCGTTCAACTACGAAAACGTCATCGTGAACAGTGACCTTCCGGAGCAACGGGCTTCGATCGAATGGCTTGCTCCTGATGGTAGCGAGGGGTTTCAGATCGACGCGGGCATCAAGGGATTTGGCGGCTACTTCACCGATTTCGCCAAGAAGAACTTTCGTGTTAATTTTCGCAGCCAGTACGGTGCATCGAAGCTCGACTTTCCACTGTTTGAAGGATTCGACAACGGTATCGCTGTCGCTACGGAGGATTTCGATAGCCTGGACTTCCGTTCCGGCTCGCACGACATGGTCCAACGTGGCTTCTACATGTCGAACCGTTTTGTCGATGACACCCTGATGGATGCGGGTCACGTTGTGCCACATGGTCGATTCGTTCACATCTACACCAATGGTGTGTATTGGGGCCAATATCACATGCGCGAGCGCTGGGATGCTGACTTTCTGTCGCAGTACTACGGTGGCGATGACGATGACTATGAAGCCGTAAATGGAAATGTAAACAATGGAAATAGCACACCCGATGGTTGGTCTCCGGGGGATGTCTACGATGGCGAAGGGACGGCATGGAGCAACATCAAGTTACTCGCCGACACCGACGGAAGCGGCAACCCAACCGGAGGCTATCAGGAGCTGAAAGAAGCGGTGAATCTCGAGCAATACATCGATTACATGTTGGTGTACATGGCCGGTTCATCTGAAAATGAGTACCGCGCAGGCGGATCGTCCAATGGCGTCGTGCCTTACACGTTCACGCTCAATGACGCCGATGGTTGGTTGCGGGGGACTGGAGACAGGACCGACAATGCCGGGCCAGGAAATATACTCGGAACGCTTGTCGACGAAGCTGATCCTGAATTCATGACGTTGTACGCCGACCGCATTCATCACATGTTTGGCGAAGACGGCGTGTTGAGCCCGGATCGAAGCGTTGAACGTTTGCAAAACCGGTTGGACGAAATAGAGCTTAGCTTTATCTCCGAGTCGGCCCGTTGGGGTTATCGCACGCCTGATTCCTGGGCCAGTGCAGCGGACAGCGCGATCCAAAATATGCTGCCGAATATCGCCGACGAAATGCTCGACAACTTCCGTGCGAGAGGTCTTTATCCAAACTTCGATGCGCCTGAGTATCTGGTTGACGGAGTTTCGCAAAGCGGTGGCGAAGTCATTCAGAACGCTTTGCTGACATTTAGTGCAACTGGATTGATCTACTACACCGTCGACGGATCGGATCCACGACTAACTGGCGGTGGCATTAACCCCGATGCTCTCGTTTACGATCCCGGATCGAGTGACCTGACCATTTTTGGTTCTGGATCTACGTGGAAGTATGAGGACTCGGGGGCCAATCTTGGGACAGCTTGGAGAAGCAGTTCGTTTAACGATGGTGGTTGGAGTTCAGGTGCTTCCGAACTGGGCTATGGAGACGGCGACGAGGCAACCGTTGTCAGCTTTGGATCGGATCCTGACGACAAGTACATTACGACCTATTTTCGGAAGACTTTCAACGTCGCGACTGGTGACTTCGACGCGGCCGAGCTACTACTGAAACGTGACGACGGAGCAGTGGTATACCTTAACGGGACAGAGATCGTTCGGTCGAATATGCCCGCCGGAACGATAGATTTTGAAACCGTCGCATCTGGTGCGATTGGCGGAGTGAGCGAAGATGCATGGAATGTCTTTAGCATCGACCCTGCCCTGCTCCAAACTGGCAGCAACACCTTGGCAATCGAAATTCACCAGGCAAATGCTACCAGCAGTGATGTTACGTTTGATGCAGAACTGATTGTGACTACCCAGAATTCATCATCCTCTCCTTACGTACTTGGTAGCTCAACCAATGTCAGGTCGCGAACGATAAGTGGTGGTCTATGGTCGGCTCTACATGATGCAACGTTTGTCATTCCAGCGGCGCAATCTGAAATACGCATTTCTGAAATTCACTACAACCCAGCCGATCCGACTGCGGACGAGATTGCGGCAGGCTACGACGACAACGACAACTTCGAATTCATCGAAGTCTACAACCCGAATCCTGTTGGATCGATCAATCTCGCGGGAATGCAACTGTCCGACGGCGTGACCTTCAGTTTTAGTGACGTGGAGCTGTTGCCGGGAGAGCGAGCCGTTGTGGTTGAGGACGCCGATGCGTTTTTGCACAGATACGGAAACAGCGTTTGGGTTCTGGGCGAATGGAATGGCGGACTTGATAACAGCGGTGAACGGGTTGATTTGATCGACAGTACGTTCGCAGAAATCATGTCCGTCAACTATGGAGACAACGATCCGTGGCACGCTCCTGCTGACGGGCATGGATTCAGCATCGTGCTGGACCAACCACACAGCACATCCGTCGCCGCTCTGGGCAAGTACTACAGCTGGAGAACGAGCACTGAGTTTGGCGGTACGCCGGGTGAAGCATCAGCCCAGCCTCTTGGAGTCGTGGTCAACGAAGTTCTCGCGCACACCGACGCACCGCAAAGCGACAGCATCGAATTGTTCAATCCGACGTCAACGGCAATTGACGTTGGCGGATGGTACTTAAGTGACGACGGCGATTCGCTTCTCAAGTTCCAGATTCCAACGGGAACCGTGATTGCAGCGGGTGGTTACGCCGTGTTCAACGAGGATGATTTTAATCCGAATCCGTCGAACCCTGGCCCAAATGATTTTGCTTTGAGCTCTGCTGGTGATCAAGTATTTCTCAGTCGAGCCAACGGCGAGAACTTACTGGATTTGCAGGATGCCGTTGAGTTTGATGCTACGTTTAATGGAGACTCGCTGGGAAGACTACCTAATGGAAACGGTCGACTGTTCCGGCTCGCTGAAACATCGTTTGGAAGTGCTAACGGAGCCCATGCGGTTAGCGGATTGTTGATTAGCGAGATCAACTACCATCCCGATTCCCCGACGGCTGCGGCGATCGCAATTGACCCGACTCTAACGGATTACGATCTTGAGTTTATCGAGATCGCGAATCCGACCAATGCTGTCATTGACTTGACGAACTGGCGAATCCGAGGCGAATCGGACTATGACTTTGAAGCAGGGACCTCAATTGCTGCAGGTGGCACGATCGTCGTTTTGGCTTTTGACCCGGCCGACTCAATGAACGCGACCAGGTTGGCAGCATTCCTGGAGCACTACGGACTTGATTCCGCAGACAAACTGGTGGGCGGCCTTTCGGGCTCGCTGTCCAACAGCTTTGGGCGAATCGCTTTGCAGCAGCCGGACACGCCCAACGACAAAGTGATCCCTCGTGTTGTTGTGGATGAAGTCGTCTATGATGACCTTGCCCCCTGGGCTGACGCGGATGGCAGTGGCTCAAGCCTGAATCGAATTGGCCCCAATGAGTACGCCAACGATCCCAATTCGTGGGAGGGTTTATCACCGACTCCGGGAAGCAGCATCCTTGTTCGTCCGTCTGTAACGTCCGTTGTCATCGGTGATGGTTTGAGCCAACGTTCAACGATCGACAAGTTGGTCATTAGTTTCCAGGGTGAAGTGGACATCGCGACGGATGCAATTTCGATCATTCAGCTAAGCGACGCGAATGGAATCAAGACCTGCTCTGTGGTTGACAGTTCTTTTACCACGGAGACCATTGCCGGGAATACCATCGTTACGATTTCGTTCCAGAGCGAGACCCGAAATTCGCAAGGCGCTCTCGTAGATGGCAACTATGAGTTAACTGTTTACGGTGGGAAAGTAACTCGAACCGGCACCCAAGTTACGCTGGGTGAAAATTATGTGCTTGGAGATGTTGCCAGCGACAATTTCTTTAGTCTCTATGGCGATTTCAACGGATCGCGAAACGTAAACATTTTCGATCTACTGAGCTTCCGCCAGACCTATGGCCTCTCAGTTGGAGACCCAGGCTTCAATGCCGATCTCGATTACGATGGTAACGGCACGATCAACGTTTTTGACCTGCTGCGTTTCAGGCAGAACTACGGAAAAACACTCCCGTTCGATCCAGTTTAA